The following are encoded together in the Echinicola jeungdonensis genome:
- a CDS encoding LamG-like jellyroll fold domain-containing protein codes for MKKQLLAIFLIFACTGIALSQEFVHPGGLHTLEDLNRMKEKVAAGESPWIEGWNALISDWKSSATYGMTDGVRENANLRQNMNRDAQAAYLNALRWYISGDVAHAEKAISIYKAYANTVNQIPSGGNTDILGLGGIGFTAMAMGAEIMRLYEGWAPEDFEKFKFMMKEYFYPVSHDFLTNHRGACPTHYWANWDLNNISALIAIGILVDDRDIFNEGVEYFKSGVGSGNIHNAIPFVQGDFGQWQESGRDQSHALLGIGLMANSCQMAWNQGVNLYGYDDNLFLKGAEYVARTGALSLEAPFFEELNTCSNRGHRWVASNQLGRYFDQPVWEIVYNHYVVKQGLEAPHVEAMAQIMRFAGSTNDQLGHGTLIFTLDAAASPVALTAPPGQPQGLTVLEGIGRVELIWNAVETMDAEGFTVKRSTSPGGPYTTIASWTGRTNPRYTDTDVENGTTYYYVVSARNEAGEGPESVEISATPMDAVQELPIGWTRTDIGNVSTAGEASYALVNTGHSFITKGAGSIGGTSDALGFTYGIASGDVTLTARVAGFGGVQKTGIMIRESLDPDAKTVLMKIGDGGWRIAGMGSRTETGANMEWLDGNRYTWRPNIWFRITRTGNTFTVYESNNKDVWFEVGSRTIEMAEDVYVGLFNSSGNTTSLNETRFDHVSVTGHIGNAPEAPANFTASPGNTQNMLDWDEVSGASSYTLKRSTTSGGPYEVVATNLNVTEYTDNGLENGTTYYYVVSAANLSGESFNALEVSAAPELAIAPAPEEVTAVSVSGQQINLSWNESLSATSYNVKRATVSGGPYTTIASPDTTSYSDTTVTPDIIYYYAITAVNALGESDSSLEVSATPGQVGYWKFDETEGSDAADSWGDNMGALSSGTIFSEGLIDNAVRLNGSDGYVTLPEGIVSSLTDFSISTWIKLDEVDTWARVFDFGSGRDNFMFVTPRNGASGTLRYGINNGTGQQRINTGSTLTSGRWYHLAVTQSGTTAILYLDGVEVGRNDNMTLNPSSLGNTPQNWIGKSQYPDPLLEGLVDDFKIYSRALDSSEVDSLFNAVDFPAVAPVSLLAAPGDNKITLKWNDSQGATSYTVYRSDISGGPYAQVGTSLVNEYLDTEVLNDSTYYYVVTATTPLEESAYSEEISGTPNGGRVAYLKFDETTGTNAADSWDDNMGTLSSGATFTGGLIDNAVSLNGIDGYVTLPEGIVSSLTDFSITTWVKLDKVNNWARLFDFGSGTSNYMFITPKNGSNGRLRYAIKNGGGEQQINTSATLTTGRWYHVAVTQSGTTAILYLDGVEVGRNTSMTLSPSSLGNTPQNWIGKSQWPDPLLAGQVDDFKIYSEALDASEVAEMAFAYLPPAAPKNLSTVAENNQVSLSWTPALGGTGYNIKKATDLEGPFEVIANVVDTSYIDKDAVNCERYFYTVSTINNVGESEDSSPASPWLGSKLSGTLIGTDRSGGDNPATTKEAAVDGDIRTYFDAPTNTAWVGYDLGEDGKAVITKVRYAPRPGHSHRMNGSQIQGANSPDFSDAETLFYISRPDEWVMTEQTISNSGGYRYIRYLSPNGYGSIAELEFYGLPARLPELSSDRIVEGTYDSAFHYSTVASDLPEEFVATGLPKGLSIDTCTGVISGAPKAAGTFPVAITATNYYGSATDTVTMVIKKNQFISFSSIPAKHIGDADLALNAVASSGLPVIYSSSDTTVATIVDGNKLHFNAVGTCVITALQDGDSLYYPAEEVSQSFEVLSLDLKVLHKDGDNGNTSYNLIKPHLQIANQSEVDVAYNELTLRYWITPENYAGIDTWIDFAELGKDLVSMNYVVLENPHNGAFGYVEYSFEALEDTLFAGGNSGEIQSRLNNQDWAGLDETNDYSYQSGPSYSANENITLYRNGLLVWGTEPEPVVPITGLKVYARNKESKNQIGLTMEIANEGNIPINYEELKVRYWFTKEGSGEMMDVVDYAKLGSENLSGQFVVMDPTANQADHYYELGFDAVLGKFHPLSKTGEIQLRLYDSKWSLLDQSNDYSYLENNELWINDRITVYYQGQLIFGFEPENIGVTSSDNDESTSSKESLEIVFYPNPTEGMLHYKANFIEGNEATLSVINDKGKVMIEKQISSNEGSVNLYSIKSGIYVIQVFDGIHLIREKVIKK; via the coding sequence ATGAAAAAACAATTACTGGCAATTTTTCTAATATTCGCTTGCACAGGAATAGCCCTGTCACAGGAATTTGTCCACCCTGGAGGCCTTCACACCCTGGAAGACCTCAATCGTATGAAAGAAAAAGTAGCTGCCGGGGAGAGTCCCTGGATCGAGGGCTGGAACGCACTGATTTCCGACTGGAAATCGAGCGCTACTTACGGTATGACCGATGGTGTCAGGGAAAATGCGAACCTGCGACAAAACATGAACAGGGATGCACAGGCGGCCTACCTGAACGCGCTCCGCTGGTACATCTCCGGGGATGTGGCCCATGCAGAGAAGGCCATAAGCATATACAAGGCCTATGCCAATACCGTAAACCAAATACCCTCAGGAGGAAACACGGATATACTGGGGCTTGGCGGTATAGGTTTTACAGCGATGGCCATGGGAGCGGAGATCATGAGGCTTTATGAGGGCTGGGCTCCGGAGGACTTTGAGAAATTTAAGTTCATGATGAAGGAGTATTTCTATCCCGTAAGCCACGACTTCCTGACCAACCACCGCGGTGCCTGCCCCACACATTATTGGGCAAACTGGGACCTGAACAATATTTCCGCACTAATAGCTATAGGTATCCTTGTGGATGACCGGGATATTTTCAACGAGGGAGTGGAGTATTTTAAAAGCGGAGTTGGTAGTGGTAATATTCATAATGCCATCCCTTTTGTTCAGGGAGATTTTGGCCAATGGCAGGAATCCGGAAGGGACCAGTCACATGCTTTGCTGGGTATCGGGTTGATGGCCAATTCCTGCCAAATGGCCTGGAATCAGGGAGTGAATCTGTATGGCTATGACGACAACCTTTTCTTAAAAGGAGCGGAATATGTAGCCCGTACCGGCGCTCTTTCGCTTGAAGCACCGTTTTTTGAAGAATTAAACACCTGCTCCAACCGCGGGCACCGCTGGGTAGCCAGCAATCAACTGGGAAGGTATTTTGATCAGCCTGTTTGGGAAATCGTTTATAACCATTATGTGGTAAAACAAGGGCTGGAAGCACCGCACGTGGAGGCCATGGCACAAATCATGCGATTTGCGGGCAGTACCAATGATCAATTGGGACATGGTACGCTCATTTTCACACTGGATGCGGCCGCTTCCCCAGTGGCTTTAACAGCACCTCCCGGTCAGCCGCAAGGTCTTACTGTACTGGAGGGCATCGGCAGGGTAGAATTGATCTGGAATGCAGTTGAAACCATGGATGCAGAAGGGTTTACCGTGAAGCGTTCTACAAGTCCGGGCGGACCATACACCACCATTGCTTCCTGGACAGGCAGAACGAACCCGCGATATACTGATACCGATGTAGAAAACGGCACGACCTACTATTATGTGGTTTCTGCCAGGAACGAAGCGGGAGAAGGCCCTGAGTCAGTTGAAATCTCAGCCACGCCTATGGATGCAGTACAAGAGCTGCCAATAGGATGGACCCGAACAGACATCGGCAACGTGAGTACTGCAGGGGAGGCAAGCTATGCATTGGTCAATACCGGACACAGCTTTATTACCAAAGGAGCGGGTAGTATCGGCGGAACTTCCGATGCCCTGGGATTCACCTACGGGATCGCTTCAGGTGACGTAACGCTAACCGCAAGGGTGGCGGGCTTTGGAGGCGTGCAAAAAACAGGGATCATGATCCGTGAATCATTGGACCCCGATGCCAAGACCGTACTGATGAAAATTGGTGATGGCGGTTGGCGTATCGCTGGAATGGGATCACGTACCGAGACAGGAGCAAACATGGAATGGTTAGATGGAAACCGCTACACCTGGCGTCCCAATATCTGGTTCAGGATTACCCGTACAGGAAACACTTTTACCGTGTATGAGTCCAACAACAAGGATGTGTGGTTTGAAGTAGGAAGCCGTACCATAGAAATGGCTGAGGATGTTTATGTAGGACTTTTCAACAGTTCGGGAAATACCACTTCTTTGAATGAAACGAGATTTGATCACGTGTCTGTCACAGGCCATATTGGCAATGCACCTGAGGCACCTGCAAACTTTACGGCATCACCCGGCAATACCCAAAACATGCTGGATTGGGATGAGGTAAGCGGAGCTTCCAGTTATACCCTAAAACGCTCCACAACCAGTGGCGGTCCCTATGAAGTGGTGGCAACCAACCTGAATGTCACCGAGTATACGGATAATGGATTGGAGAATGGAACCACCTATTATTATGTGGTATCGGCTGCCAACCTTTCCGGAGAGAGTTTCAACGCTTTGGAGGTAAGTGCTGCGCCAGAATTGGCTATTGCACCGGCACCTGAAGAAGTAACTGCTGTGTCGGTATCTGGACAACAGATCAACCTTTCCTGGAATGAAAGTTTAAGTGCGACGAGCTACAATGTAAAGCGCGCGACAGTAAGCGGTGGGCCTTATACCACCATTGCCAGCCCGGATACCACTTCATATAGTGATACAACTGTAACGCCCGATATAATCTATTACTATGCGATCACAGCGGTAAATGCTCTTGGAGAATCGGATAGTTCTTTGGAAGTGAGTGCTACACCTGGGCAGGTAGGTTATTGGAAATTTGATGAGACGGAAGGATCGGATGCCGCTGATTCCTGGGGTGACAATATGGGAGCATTGAGTTCAGGCACAATATTTTCCGAAGGTCTGATAGATAATGCAGTGCGTTTGAATGGAAGTGATGGGTATGTGACACTCCCTGAAGGGATAGTAAGCTCCCTGACAGACTTCAGTATTTCTACATGGATTAAGCTTGATGAAGTAGATACTTGGGCACGTGTTTTTGACTTTGGTTCAGGAAGAGACAATTTTATGTTCGTTACGCCAAGAAATGGTGCCTCTGGTACTTTGCGCTATGGTATAAATAATGGAACAGGCCAGCAACGAATCAATACAGGTTCTACTTTAACCTCTGGAAGATGGTATCACCTGGCCGTGACACAATCCGGCACTACGGCTATTCTTTATCTGGATGGAGTGGAAGTAGGTAGAAATGATAATATGACCCTTAATCCATCCAGTCTGGGCAATACGCCCCAAAACTGGATTGGCAAATCACAATATCCTGATCCGTTGTTAGAAGGTCTGGTTGATGATTTTAAAATTTATAGCAGGGCGTTGGATTCCTCAGAGGTTGACTCACTTTTCAATGCGGTGGATTTTCCTGCAGTAGCGCCTGTTTCCCTACTGGCTGCACCTGGCGACAACAAGATCACCCTGAAGTGGAACGATTCTCAGGGAGCCACCAGCTACACTGTTTATAGATCAGACATTTCCGGAGGGCCTTATGCACAAGTTGGCACATCTTTAGTCAATGAATATCTGGACACGGAAGTGCTTAATGACTCTACCTACTATTATGTAGTAACTGCTACCACACCTCTCGAAGAAAGTGCTTATAGCGAAGAAATAAGTGGTACTCCGAATGGAGGTCGTGTTGCTTATCTGAAATTTGATGAAACAACAGGCACAAATGCCGCGGACTCTTGGGACGACAATATGGGAACTTTGAGTTCAGGAGCAACATTTACAGGAGGGCTTATAGATAATGCCGTTAGTTTGAACGGAATCGATGGGTATGTCACACTCCCTGAAGGGATAGTAAGTTCTTTGACGGACTTTAGCATCACCACCTGGGTAAAGCTTGATAAAGTGAACAACTGGGCACGTCTCTTTGACTTTGGTTCGGGAACAAGCAACTACATGTTTATCACACCAAAAAACGGATCCAACGGCAGATTGCGGTACGCTATTAAAAATGGTGGCGGAGAGCAGCAAATTAATACAAGTGCTACTTTAACCACAGGCAGATGGTATCACGTGGCCGTGACGCAATCCGGTACTACGGCCATTCTTTATTTGGATGGAGTAGAAGTAGGCCGAAATACCAGCATGACGCTCAGTCCATCCAGTTTGGGCAATACGCCCCAAAACTGGATCGGCAAGTCGCAGTGGCCAGACCCTTTGCTGGCAGGACAGGTTGATGATTTCAAAATCTACAGCGAGGCATTGGACGCTTCAGAGGTAGCAGAAATGGCTTTCGCATATTTGCCACCTGCAGCTCCGAAAAACCTTTCTACTGTTGCAGAAAATAACCAGGTGTCTTTAAGTTGGACCCCAGCCTTGGGAGGAACCGGTTATAATATCAAAAAGGCCACTGATTTAGAAGGTCCGTTTGAGGTAATTGCTAATGTAGTTGACACCAGCTACATAGATAAAGATGCAGTTAACTGCGAAAGATACTTCTACACCGTATCGACCATTAATAACGTGGGCGAAAGTGAGGATTCCTCGCCTGCAAGCCCTTGGTTGGGAAGCAAACTGTCAGGCACATTAATAGGTACGGATCGCTCTGGGGGCGATAACCCTGCTACCACCAAAGAAGCAGCAGTAGATGGGGATATAAGGACTTATTTCGATGCTCCGACAAATACCGCCTGGGTAGGGTACGATTTGGGTGAAGATGGCAAGGCTGTGATAACTAAAGTGCGTTATGCGCCACGTCCCGGCCATTCACACCGCATGAATGGATCACAAATCCAGGGCGCCAATTCCCCCGATTTCAGTGATGCCGAAACATTGTTTTATATTTCCAGGCCAGATGAATGGGTGATGACGGAGCAAACCATTTCCAATAGCGGAGGCTATCGTTATATCCGGTACTTATCGCCTAATGGTTACGGAAGCATTGCAGAACTCGAATTTTATGGACTGCCTGCCCGTTTACCGGAATTGAGTAGTGACAGAATTGTAGAAGGGACTTACGATTCTGCGTTTCACTATTCGACTGTGGCTTCTGATTTGCCGGAAGAATTCGTGGCTACCGGATTGCCAAAGGGTTTAAGCATAGATACCTGTACAGGTGTTATTTCCGGTGCACCTAAAGCTGCAGGAACCTTCCCCGTTGCTATTACCGCCACTAATTATTATGGTTCCGCCACAGATACGGTGACGATGGTAATTAAGAAAAACCAATTCATTAGTTTCAGCTCTATCCCCGCAAAACACATTGGTGATGCTGATTTAGCGCTTAATGCAGTTGCGAGTTCAGGGTTACCAGTTATCTATAGTAGCTCCGATACCACAGTAGCCACTATTGTTGATGGCAATAAACTGCATTTCAATGCAGTGGGTACATGTGTTATTACAGCTTTACAGGACGGTGACAGTCTTTACTATCCTGCCGAGGAAGTTAGCCAATCCTTTGAGGTACTATCTTTGGATCTCAAAGTGCTGCATAAGGACGGGGACAATGGAAATACCTCGTATAACCTTATCAAACCCCATCTTCAAATTGCCAATCAAAGTGAAGTCGATGTGGCTTATAATGAGCTGACCTTACGGTATTGGATAACTCCTGAAAATTATGCGGGAATCGATACCTGGATAGATTTTGCTGAATTAGGGAAAGATTTGGTTTCCATGAATTATGTAGTCTTGGAAAATCCACATAATGGTGCTTTTGGTTACGTAGAATACAGCTTCGAGGCTTTGGAGGATACATTGTTCGCAGGAGGGAACTCTGGAGAAATTCAGTCCAGGTTAAATAATCAAGATTGGGCCGGTTTGGATGAAACAAATGACTATTCTTACCAGTCAGGCCCATCTTATTCTGCCAACGAAAACATTACCCTTTATAGGAATGGTTTACTGGTTTGGGGGACAGAACCTGAGCCTGTGGTACCAATAACTGGTCTTAAGGTTTATGCTAGAAATAAAGAAAGCAAAAATCAGATAGGACTGACAATGGAAATTGCCAATGAAGGAAACATTCCTATCAATTATGAGGAGCTAAAAGTCCGGTACTGGTTTACCAAAGAAGGTTCTGGGGAAATGATGGATGTAGTGGACTATGCCAAGTTGGGCAGTGAAAACCTAAGTGGACAGTTTGTAGTAATGGATCCAACTGCTAATCAAGCCGATCACTATTATGAGCTGGGTTTTGATGCCGTATTAGGAAAATTTCATCCATTAAGTAAAACTGGTGAAATACAGCTGAGATTATATGATTCCAAATGGTCCTTATTGGATCAAAGTAATGATTATTCCTACTTGGAAAATAATGAGTTGTGGATCAATGATCGTATTACGGTTTACTATCAGGGACAACTTATTTTCGGATTTGAACCTGAAAATATAGGAGTGACTTCCTCTGATAACGATGAATCAACCTCTTCAAAAGAATCATTGGAGATCGTTTTCTACCCAAATCCTACGGAAGGAATGCTTCATTATAAAGCAAACTTTATAGAGGGTAATGAGGCAACATTGTCCGTGATCAATGACAAAGGAAAGGTAATGATTGAAAAGCAAATTAGTTCCAATGAAGGGAGTGTGAACTTGTATTCTATAAAAAGTGGAATCTATGTCATTCAAGTCTTTGACGGAATTCATTTGATAAGAGAAAAGGTTATTAAGAAATAG
- a CDS encoding glycosyl hydrolase family 28 protein gives MMKKLSYIAMLMALMSIVIKEASAQDSLVTYDVPKALFYSMHNDDFTVQVRNPGGQWIDIYEYKVKVDMDNNADASMVYFDFSGRVEVKIRKNNGNVGTVAIRPLSYGIIPEVNGNIIQFTLDKPRNISLEVNGDKLHNLHLFAQTVEESRPDPNDPNVVYFGPGVHEAPDKPGKVFQIKSGQTVYIHGAAAIKGKLLCDKVKDVRIIGRGMILHPERGVEIRHSENIEIDGIHVVNPKHYTVYGGQSNEIKIKNITSFSCGPWTDGIDLMSCSDVEIDGVFLRTSDDCIAIYAHRWDFYGNAKNYKITNSTLWADVAHPTNIGAHGNTEHEGDTIENITFSNIDILEHDEDDPCCVGTMAIIAADNNLVRNVTYENIRIEDIQEGRLFDLRVHNDPKYNTKSGRSIENIYFKNITYNGSGLRPSQIKGYNEERNVNGVTIENVRINGEKVTNAQEADLIIGDFVKNVKFKK, from the coding sequence ATGATGAAAAAGTTGAGCTACATAGCAATGTTAATGGCCTTAATGTCAATAGTCATAAAAGAAGCTTCTGCGCAAGACAGCCTTGTCACATACGATGTCCCCAAAGCCCTTTTTTATTCCATGCACAATGATGATTTTACTGTGCAAGTTAGAAATCCCGGAGGTCAGTGGATAGATATCTATGAATACAAGGTAAAGGTGGATATGGATAATAATGCAGATGCCTCCATGGTTTATTTTGACTTTTCAGGAAGGGTGGAAGTGAAAATCCGGAAAAACAATGGTAATGTAGGGACGGTAGCTATCAGGCCATTGTCTTATGGGATCATTCCGGAGGTGAACGGGAATATTATCCAATTTACCCTTGACAAGCCCAGGAATATTTCCCTCGAGGTAAACGGTGACAAATTACATAACCTACACTTGTTTGCCCAAACTGTTGAGGAAAGCCGTCCAGACCCTAATGATCCCAATGTTGTTTATTTCGGTCCAGGAGTACACGAAGCTCCGGATAAGCCAGGAAAGGTCTTCCAGATCAAAAGTGGACAGACGGTGTATATCCATGGAGCGGCTGCCATCAAGGGGAAATTGCTTTGTGATAAAGTCAAAGACGTACGTATTATTGGTCGGGGGATGATTTTACATCCTGAGCGAGGCGTGGAGATAAGACATTCGGAAAATATCGAAATTGATGGGATCCATGTGGTCAACCCCAAACATTATACCGTTTACGGCGGACAGTCAAATGAAATTAAGATCAAGAATATCACATCGTTCAGTTGTGGACCCTGGACGGATGGTATTGACCTGATGAGCTGCTCGGATGTAGAAATAGATGGTGTTTTCCTACGGACTTCTGATGATTGCATTGCAATCTATGCGCATCGTTGGGATTTTTATGGTAATGCAAAAAACTATAAGATCACCAATTCCACGCTTTGGGCAGATGTGGCCCATCCGACCAATATAGGAGCCCATGGGAACACGGAGCATGAAGGGGATACGATAGAAAACATCACCTTTTCCAATATTGATATTCTGGAGCATGATGAAGATGATCCCTGCTGTGTGGGCACTATGGCCATAATAGCGGCTGACAACAACCTGGTGCGAAATGTAACTTATGAAAATATCCGGATAGAAGATATCCAGGAGGGGCGCTTATTTGATTTGCGTGTGCATAATGATCCCAAGTACAATACCAAATCGGGAAGATCGATCGAGAACATTTATTTCAAGAACATCACTTATAATGGCTCTGGCTTACGTCCTTCCCAAATCAAAGGATACAATGAAGAGCGGAATGTCAATGGTGTGACAATAGAAAATGTTAGGATCAATGGAGAGAAAGTCACCAATGCCCAGGAAGCCGATCTTATTATCGGGGATTTTGTAAAAAATGTGAAATTCAAAAAATAA
- a CDS encoding family 43 glycosylhydrolase, whose protein sequence is MNKSKVLVMISACALLAGVTGCQKRNVKGEQSEKSEITAELISNPISEISCADPSIVKHEGRFYIFATVDPWGGEELVVLESSDFKNWERKHIQWPNLEDCTSPTSGKDKVWAPGVIKGKDGKFYMYVTVHNELWAGVADHPLGPWKNAKADGTPLIKGDMFPEYHMIDGDAFIDDDGQVYLYWGSGLNWVNGHCFVVKLKDDMASFNEEDIKDVTPPNYFEAPYMIKRDGKYFLMYSHGKCTNGTYQVRYSVGDTPYGPWTEGTESPILTTTEDSTTLGPGHHTVFSENGQDYILYHRIRDNSGPLLRELVIDSLNFDIEGNIKKVIPRGAANFAL, encoded by the coding sequence ATGAATAAATCAAAAGTCCTTGTTATGATTAGCGCTTGCGCACTTCTCGCAGGGGTAACGGGCTGCCAGAAAAGGAATGTGAAAGGCGAACAGTCGGAGAAATCCGAGATAACTGCTGAACTGATTAGCAATCCTATTTCAGAAATATCCTGCGCGGATCCCTCAATCGTAAAACACGAGGGCAGGTTTTATATCTTTGCAACGGTCGATCCCTGGGGAGGCGAAGAGCTTGTTGTCCTTGAATCTTCAGATTTTAAAAACTGGGAGCGAAAACATATTCAATGGCCTAACCTGGAAGACTGTACTAGCCCCACATCAGGAAAAGACAAAGTCTGGGCCCCTGGTGTGATCAAGGGTAAAGACGGGAAATTTTATATGTATGTAACCGTCCACAATGAACTTTGGGCCGGTGTGGCAGATCATCCGCTTGGTCCGTGGAAAAACGCCAAGGCAGATGGCACTCCATTGATCAAGGGTGACATGTTTCCTGAATATCACATGATTGATGGGGATGCATTTATTGATGACGATGGCCAGGTTTATCTGTATTGGGGCTCAGGACTGAATTGGGTAAATGGGCATTGCTTCGTGGTAAAGCTGAAGGATGATATGGCTTCTTTCAATGAAGAGGATATAAAAGATGTCACTCCTCCCAATTATTTCGAAGCCCCCTATATGATAAAGAGAGATGGTAAGTATTTTTTGATGTATTCTCATGGAAAATGTACCAACGGCACCTATCAGGTCAGGTATTCGGTAGGGGATACACCTTATGGTCCCTGGACAGAAGGTACGGAAAGCCCCATACTTACCACCACTGAAGATTCTACTACATTGGGACCTGGTCATCACACCGTGTTTTCAGAAAATGGCCAGGATTACATCCTTTATCACAGGATAAGAGACAACAGCGGACCACTGCTTCGTGAATTGGTTATTGACAGTTTGAATTTCGACATAGAAGGAAATATCAAAAAGGTAATCCCCCGGGGAGCAGCAAATTTTGCTTTGTAA